A window of the Lactuca sativa cultivar Salinas chromosome 7, Lsat_Salinas_v11, whole genome shotgun sequence genome harbors these coding sequences:
- the LOC111892057 gene encoding sodium/calcium exchanger NCL2, whose product MKIYVKNGSLIIFVVALMEFFGNIEGATVTCEPKYGFLPCTSETWGALFLYMVYQYLMALGQKYVSEGSDKFFGLIGPGIFGASLFHILANFPTLFLVLQSALSSEDGGASSTTSSMNTLTGSMVMSLTIIWPSVITFGSYDLSDDDDDSISSEEEEPSFFKKLTAYGVTTDNETSYTARIMLVSAIPFILLQLPTIINSTSITRVIILLTLIIVLFMYITYVTYQMFQPWIENRRSEYVTQKFVKDKLQTLLSTNGKPNVRLIREIYKGLDENQDGKVSKVELKTFLLGIQLQTNDATKDDLVEIIMDRFDISGDQSIEENEFVRILMKWLREARKSVSQNDYNPLSFFATKPSEDADEEHQNALLPKEIISKAETSILEFLEALSLIIFGTVLSGLVSSPLISNVMTFANHANVPSFLIPYCVVPCATNISRILSTIRSATQKTERASSLTFSQIYSGVSMSSMSSLTTFLLIVYIKDLSWDVSAQLLVVMIICVGMSVLTSTRKVYPLWTGYVIYLMYPISLLMLYMLTVVWV is encoded by the exons ATGAAAATATACGTGAAAAATGGGAGTTTAATTATTTTCGTGGTGGCTTTGATGGAGTTTTTTGGAAATATAGAGGGTGCAACAGTGACATGCGAACCTAAATATGGGTTCTTACCATGCACAAGCGAAACATGGGGAGCACTTTTCCTGTATATGGTTTATCAATACTTGATGGCTCTTGGTCAGAAGTATGTTTCTGAAGGATCCGATAAGTTCTTTGGTCTTATCGGGCCGGGTATATTTGGTGCAAGTTTGTTTCATATCCTTGCAAACTTCCCTACGCTTTTCCTCGTCCTTC AGTCAGCATTATCAAGTGAAGACGGAGGTGCTTCATCAACTACTTCTAGTATGAACACGCTAACAGGATCGATGGTCATGAGTCTAACGATAATTTGGCCATCAGTCATCACTTTTGGAAGCTATGATCTTTCGGATGATGATGACGACTCCATCTCATCAGAAGAAGAAGAACCATCATTCTTCAAAAAATTGACAG caTATGGAGTTACAACCGATAATGAAACAAGCTACACCGCAAGAATCATGCTTGTGTCAGCAATCCCTTTTATCCTTCTCCAACTCCCAACAATCATCAATTCGACATCAATAACCCGAGTGATAATTCTACTCACTCTCATCATTGTGTTGTTTATGTACATTACTTACGTTACGTATCAG ATGTTCCAACCATGGATAGAGAACAGGAGATCCGAGTATGTGACACAAAAATTTGTCAAGGATAAATTACAGACGTTACTCTCTACAAACGGGAAGCCAAATGTGCGGCTTATTAGAGA GATTTATAAGGGACTTGATGAAAATCAAGATGGGAAAGTATCGAAGGTTGAATTGAAAACTTTCCTTCTAGGAATACAATTGCAAACAAATGATGCAACAAAAGATGATCTTGTAGAAATTATTATGGATCGGTTTGATATCTCTGGCGACCAATCTATTGAAGAAAATGAGTTTGTTAGAATTCTAATGAAATGGCTCCGGGAAGCAAGGAAATCCGTCTCTCAAAATGATTATAACCCTCTTAGCTTCTTCGCCACCAAACCTAGTGAG GATGCAGATGAAGAACATCAAAACGCTTTGCTACCTAAGGAAATAATCTCTAAGGCTGAAACTTCGATATTGGAGTTTTTAGAGGCTTTGAGTCTAATAATCTTTGGGACTGTTCTGTCGGGTCTTGTTTCATCACCACTTATATCGAATGTTATGACTTTTGCTAATCATGCGAATGTCCCTTCCTTTCTCATCCCATATTGTGTAGTACCATGTGCCACAAACATATCACGTATCTTATCAACGATTCGCTCTGCAACCCAAAAGACTGAACGAGCCTCATCTTTAACGTTTTCTCAG ATCTATTCAGGAGTCTCCATGAGTAGTATGAGTAGTTTGACGACATTCTTATTAATTGTGTACATAAAAGATCTTTCATGGGATGTATCAGCTCAGCTTTTGGTTGTGATGATAATTTGTGTAGGGATGTCAGTTTTGACAAGTACAAGGAAAGTTTACCCACTTTGGACTGGTTACGTGATCTATCTAATGTACCCTATATCACTACTAATGTTGTACATGCTTACTGTTGTTTGGGTCTAG